The sequence below is a genomic window from Luteimonas sp. MC1825.
CAGCTGGCGCAGCACCTGCGCGGCCGACACCGGCGAGCAGTGGCAGACCAGGTCGCCGTCGCGGGCCTGCGTGAGCCAGCGCGCCATGGGCGGCTGCCCGTCGCGGTCTTCGCGCCGCCAGCCCGACCACAGCGCGTGCTGTTCCTCGACCATCTCCAGCGCCATGCCGAGATTGCGCTGCAGGCGCTCCTTGGCGGGATCGTCCTGCTTCGACTTGGCGACGATCTGCTGCGCGGAATGCACCCAGTTGAACAGGCTGCGCGTGTCGTCGCCGAGCGCTTCCACGGCGGGCATCCAGTCCGCGGGCAGGCGGCCATGCGGCGCGCGCCACAAGGGATCGCGGTCACCGGGTTCGGGCGTCCACGCGTGTTCGAGTTCGACGCGGAACGCCTTGAGCGCCTTGGCGACGCGCGCCGCCAGCTCCACGGCGTCGCTCGGCAGCAGCGTGCCGATCGTGTCCTTGCCGACCAGGCGGTAGCTGGCGGTGACCAGGCCCTGCATCCGTGCCACGCGCTTGGCCATGTCGCCCATGGGCAGGCGCGCCGCGCCCTGGTCGATGGCGACGCTGGCCACGTGGTGGCCTTCATCGAGCACCAGCAGCATGTCCGCGGGCGCCGCCAGCAACGGCTGGCTGTTTTCCGCATCCCCCAGCGACAGCGACGAGAGCAAGAGCGCGTGGTTGGTGACCACGATCTGCGCGTCGCGCACGGTGGTGCGCGCGGTGAGCACCGGGCACTGCGCGGCATAGCCGCAACGACGTCCCGCGCAGGCCGACGCCGGCGTGGTGATCTGGCTGCGCAGGGCAGGGCTGACGAGCTCCGGCGCGGCATCGAGGTCGCCATCCCACAGGCGATCGGTATAGGCCTCGAGCAGACGCGTCGCGGCCTCGATCTCGAACGGGGACAGCGGACGGTCGTACAGTGGCTCCTCGTCGGGGAACATCGCATCCTGGCTTGAGCCGCCCTGCATTTCGGCGGCGTTGCGCGTGCACAGGTAGCGGGTGCGGCCCTTGGCCAGCGCCACGCGCGCCTGCAGTCCGGTCGCGGCGAGGAACGCGGGGATGTCGCGCCCGACCAGCTGCGACTGCAGGGCGACGGTGCCGGTGCTGATGACCAGCTTCTTGCCGGTGGCCAGCGCGATCGGCACGCCGGCCGTCAGGTAGGCGAGGCTCTTGCCGACGCCGGTCGGTGCCTCCGCAATGCCGATGCCGCCAGTGGTCGCCAGCGCCCTCGACACCACGCCGATCATGTGGCTCTGCGCACGCCGCGTGCTGAAGCCGGGCGTGTTTGCCTGCAGGCTGCCGTAGGCGGCGCGGATGTCGTCTTTCAGTGCTTCGGTCAGGACGCGCGTGGTGGCAGTGGCCGCTTGTGCCGTGGGCTGCGGCCCGGAATCATTCATGGCGTGGATTTTCACATGTCCACGAACGAAAAGCCCCGCAGGGCAAATGCCGTGCAGGGCTTGCGGTCAGACTTGCTGTTGCGTCGCAATGGTGGCCGGGGAGGGAATCGAACCCCCGACACGGGGATTTTCAATCCCCTGCTCTACCAACTGAGCTACCCGGCCACTGGCGAGCGCGGAATGATACGGCGGCGGCGCGCGGGCGGCAAGCATCACCGCAGCTGAACCTGCCCGCGAGGTGCCGCAGCCGGCGCATGCGGCGCGTTGCATGATGGCGTCACCGATGGTAGATGCCGCACGGCGGCGGGAGGCAACGATGGCCACGCAAACAGTCGCCCGGATGGGCATGGCGCTCGCCGCGGCGCTGGTGGTGTCGGCATGCGCGACGGGTCGCGGACGCCTGGACGCGGGGGAAAAACTCACCATCTATCGCGCCGCGGCGGGTGCGCCGGTGGGCAGTTTTCCGTACCACGGCAGCATCACTGGCTGGACGCCGCTGGGCGATGGCGCGATCGCGCTGTGGACCGGCCCGAGTCGCGCCTGGTTGCTGGACCTCGACGGCCCTTGCCCGGACATCGACTTCAGTCCGGTGATCGCCGTGACCAGCAGCGAGGGCGGGCGTGTCATGGCACGCTTCGACAAGGTGCTGGCCAGCGGCCACGGCTCCATGCAGATCCCCTGCCGCATCCGCGAGATCCGGCCGCTCGACACCCGGCAGATCAAGGCCGCCGAGAAGGCGGCCCGCGACGATCAGGGCGCGTCTTCGGGCACGTAGCCGGCGGGCGCTTCGGCGCCGCCGCCGAACAGGAACTTCTCCATCTCGCCTTCGAGGAAGGCGCGGGTGGCGGGATCCAGCGGCGACAGCCGGTTCTCGTTGATCAGCATGGTCTGGTGCGCCAGCCACGCCGCCCAGCCGGCCTTGCCGATATGCGCGAACACGCGCTTGCCCAGCGCGCCGGGCCACGGCACGAAGGCGAGGCCTTCAGCATCCTGTTTCTGGTATTCGCAGTACACGGTGCGGCTCATTGCGGCGGATTCTCCTGGTGCTCGGCGAACTGCATGTCGAGCAGTGTCCTGACGGGCGCCGGGATCCCGAGAGCATCGATCGCGTCATGCGACACCCAGCGCAGGTCGTCATTGTCGCCCACCGCGGCGGCGGGGGCGACGGCGCGCCAGCGCAGCGGCAGCAACCTGAGCCGGTAATGGCTGAACGCGTGGGCGATCGGCTCCAGCGCCTCGCCTTGCGCATAGTCGCCGTCGGCGTGGGCGTGGAACAGCGCGCGCGCGGCGTCGTGGTCTTCGGCTTCGGGCAGGGACCAGAGCTGGGCCCACACACCGGCCGGAGGGCGTCGCCTCAGCAGCACGCGGCCTTCGCCGTCGCGCAGCACGAGCAGCACGGCCTCGCGCTGCGGCAGCGCCTTGCCGGGCTTCGACGTGGGCAGTTCGGCGACGCGACCTTCGATGCGCGCGACGCAGCCGTCCTGCAGCGGGCAGAGGATGCACGCCGGGTCATGACGCGTGCACAGGGTGGCGCCGAGATCCATCTGCGCCTGTGTGTAGTCGGCCAGGCGCGCGTCGGGCAGCTGCGCCTGCGCGTGCTGCCAGAGCTGCTTCTCGACCGCCGGCAGGCCGGGCCAGCCGCTGACGCCATGGACGCGGGCCAGCACGCGCTTGACGTTGCCGTCGAGGATCGCGTGTCGGTCGCCCCAGGCCTGCGACAGGATCGCGCCCGCGGTGCTGCGGCCGATGCCCGGCAGCGCCAGCAGCGCATCGAAATCGCGCGGCAGTCCGCCGTCGTGGCGTTCGACGCACGCGCGTGCCGCGGCATGCAGGTTGCGGGCGCGTGCGTAGTAACCCAGGCCCGACCAGAGCCCGAGCACGTCGTCCAGCGGCGCCGCGGCCAGCGCCGGCAGGTCGGGCAGGGCAGCCACGAAGCGCTCGAAATAGGGCACCACAACGCGCACCTGCGTCTGCTGCAGCATGATTTCCGACAGCCACACCCGGTACGGCGAGCGCGGGTGCTGCCAGGGCAGGTCGTGGCGGCCGTGGATGTCGAACCACGCCAGCAGCCGCGGCGCGAAGCCGCTGTCGGCAGCCTTGTTCACGGCGATTCTTCGATCGTCACTTCCACGCCTTCCAGCACGCCACCGGGCACTTCGATGCGCGGTGCGCTGGCACGCGCACGCAGCGGCGGCAGCGGGGAGCCGTTGGCCGCGTCCTGCGACCAGCCAAGGACGTCGGCGATGCGGAACACGGCGTCGGCGCGGGCGTCGCCATGCGCCAACTGCAGCGCGACGGGGTCGGCAAGCGTCGGCGCGCCGGCGTAGGCGATCGAGAACGGCAGCGGCGCGCCAGGTGCGTCCAGCGGCGGCGGCAGCGTGGGCCAGGCCTGCGGCCATTCCGCCATGTGCCCGGACAGCCCAAGCAGCAGTGCGCGTGACAATGCGATCCGCCCGCGTGCATCCAGGTCTGGCACCACGCCTTCGCCGTGCAGCACCACGTCCGCCGGCGCGAGCGACCACGCACCGTCGCGCAGGCGCAGCGGTCCGTGCAGCCCGAGCGTGAACGGCAGCGAAGTGTCGCCGCCTTCGTAGCGCGCGCTGGCGCCGAAGCGCAGCGGCTGCAGGCGGAGGATGCCAGCGTCGTAGCGCAGCGGCCCGGATGCGGTGAGGTAGGCGGGCAGCCGCCAGCTGCCGTTGTCCAGCGTGGCATGGCCGGTGACGGCGGCGCCGCTGCCGTTTTCAACGCGTTCGGCTGCGGTGCGCAGGTCGAACTCGACCGTCGTGGGGGACGCAAGCACGAGGCGACCGCGTGCCTTCGCAGCCAGCGGCGCGCCGGCGCGCAGCGCCTGCAGAGACAGGCCGAACCCTTCGACGTGCCAGCCATCGCCGTCGATCCGGCCGTCGTTGACCAGCAGGCCGTTGCGCAGCGTGGGGATCCGGCCGTCGCCGGGTGGCCGCGTCGCAAGCCAGGCCTGCAGTGCGGCGACATCGAGCCGTGGCGCGTCGAGTTCGATGCGGTCGAGTTCGAGCGGCGCGGCGCGGTTGCGCAACGTGGACCAGGGCAGGGAGAGGAAGACGCGCTCGGCGCGCAGCAGCGGCGTGGCGGCACCTGGCTGCCGTGCGACGACATCGCGCACCTCGAGCATCGGCGTGCCGCGCAGCCGGTAGCGTGCCTCGCCGGACGCGCTGATCTCGAGCCCGAGGATGCCCCCCACCGTGTCCAGCGCAAGCCGCGACAGCCGCTGCGGCTGCAGCAGCAGCGACAGCGCGACGACGGCTGCGAGCAGCAGCAGTACCAGCGTCCCCGCCAGCCAGGCGGCAACGCGGCGCCGGGTCACGCGCCCAGCGCTTCCGGCAGCAGTGCGTCGACGAAGGCCTCGGCGTCGAACACGCGCAGGTCCTCGGGGCGCTCGCCGATGCCGGCATAGCGGATCGGGATGCCGAACTCGCGCGCCAGCGCGAACACCACGCCGCCCTTGGCGGTGCCGTCGAGCTTGGTGACCACCAGCCCGGTCACGCCGGCCGCGGCGTGGAACTGGCGCAGCTGCGACAGCGCGTTCTGGCCGGTGGTGCCGTCGATGACCAGCAGCACCTCGTGCGGTGCGGCG
It includes:
- the dinG gene encoding ATP-dependent DNA helicase DinG, which produces MNDSGPQPTAQAATATTRVLTEALKDDIRAAYGSLQANTPGFSTRRAQSHMIGVVSRALATTGGIGIAEAPTGVGKSLAYLTAGVPIALATGKKLVISTGTVALQSQLVGRDIPAFLAATGLQARVALAKGRTRYLCTRNAAEMQGGSSQDAMFPDEEPLYDRPLSPFEIEAATRLLEAYTDRLWDGDLDAAPELVSPALRSQITTPASACAGRRCGYAAQCPVLTARTTVRDAQIVVTNHALLLSSLSLGDAENSQPLLAAPADMLLVLDEGHHVASVAIDQGAARLPMGDMAKRVARMQGLVTASYRLVGKDTIGTLLPSDAVELAARVAKALKAFRVELEHAWTPEPGDRDPLWRAPHGRLPADWMPAVEALGDDTRSLFNWVHSAQQIVAKSKQDDPAKERLQRNLGMALEMVEEQHALWSGWRREDRDGQPPMARWLTQARDGDLVCHCSPVSAAQVLRQLLWKDVDSVVMTSATLTGGGDFQAFAIDTGLPDHAEMVSLPSPFDLPRQAQLVIPQFPATPDDREGHPVAVADYLERELDWGKGSMVLFTSRWKMEKVAELLCDARRKQVLVQGMGNKSQTVADHVARIAAGKGSVLFGLNSFGEGLDLPGEACTTVVITQVPFSVPTDPQTATLGEWLESRGHNAFNLIAVPHALRTLTQFAGRLIRTSTDTGRVIILDSRLLTRRYGKRIIDALPPFERVIG
- a CDS encoding DUF6491 family protein, with amino-acid sequence MATQTVARMGMALAAALVVSACATGRGRLDAGEKLTIYRAAAGAPVGSFPYHGSITGWTPLGDGAIALWTGPSRAWLLDLDGPCPDIDFSPVIAVTSSEGGRVMARFDKVLASGHGSMQIPCRIREIRPLDTRQIKAAEKAARDDQGASSGT
- a CDS encoding oxidative damage protection protein — its product is MSRTVYCEYQKQDAEGLAFVPWPGALGKRVFAHIGKAGWAAWLAHQTMLINENRLSPLDPATRAFLEGEMEKFLFGGGAEAPAGYVPEDAP
- the mutY gene encoding A/G-specific adenine glycosylase, which codes for MNKAADSGFAPRLLAWFDIHGRHDLPWQHPRSPYRVWLSEIMLQQTQVRVVVPYFERFVAALPDLPALAAAPLDDVLGLWSGLGYYARARNLHAAARACVERHDGGLPRDFDALLALPGIGRSTAGAILSQAWGDRHAILDGNVKRVLARVHGVSGWPGLPAVEKQLWQHAQAQLPDARLADYTQAQMDLGATLCTRHDPACILCPLQDGCVARIEGRVAELPTSKPGKALPQREAVLLVLRDGEGRVLLRRRPPAGVWAQLWSLPEAEDHDAARALFHAHADGDYAQGEALEPIAHAFSHYRLRLLPLRWRAVAPAAAVGDNDDLRWVSHDAIDALGIPAPVRTLLDMQFAEHQENPPQ